One genomic segment of bacterium includes these proteins:
- a CDS encoding DUF1569 domain-containing protein, with product MKTLFHETTAVEIKQRFEKLSDKTASEWGKMNAAQMLAHCTATMQMPVGDIQIKKSPLSLIGWMFKGLFRNEKPFGKNSPTAPEFIMKDSRDFEVEKQRFLEAFQKLAKGPDAVKCFQHPFFGKMTCDDWGRLMYKHMDHHFRQFGV from the coding sequence ATGAAGACACTATTTCACGAAACAACCGCAGTCGAGATCAAACAGCGATTTGAGAAGCTAAGTGACAAGACCGCAAGTGAGTGGGGAAAAATGAATGCGGCTCAGATGCTGGCTCACTGTACAGCAACCATGCAAATGCCGGTCGGGGATATTCAAATCAAAAAGTCGCCTTTAAGCCTGATCGGCTGGATGTTTAAGGGCCTGTTCAGAAATGAAAAGCCATTCGGGAAGAACTCACCCACTGCGCCCGAGTTCATCATGAAGGATAGCCGCGATTTCGAAGTGGAAAAACAACGGTTCCTGGAAGCCTTTCAAAAACTCGCAAAAGGGCCGGACGCTGTCAAGTGCTTTCAACATCCATTCTTCGGGAAAATGACATGCGATGACTGGGGGAGATTGATGTACAAACACATGGATCATCATTTCCGCCAGTTCGGAGTGTGA
- a CDS encoding potassium channel family protein → MDTERPSTLQSWLAKKNAWEDQFAGLAKANPLESVLLLLLVSSAIYYKAEAGTNPKVKTFVDALNFISTCASVGYTDIFAQTQTGRLVSTVVMTLGPALTAKVLDRPGPDVSTNQAIVQKLDAILTELRLLRENSK, encoded by the coding sequence ATGGACACCGAGCGTCCTTCGACTCTCCAATCGTGGCTTGCTAAAAAGAATGCATGGGAGGATCAGTTTGCTGGTCTTGCAAAAGCCAATCCTCTGGAGTCCGTTCTGCTTCTATTACTTGTAAGTTCGGCAATCTATTATAAAGCGGAGGCCGGCACCAACCCGAAGGTAAAGACTTTCGTAGATGCGCTCAATTTCATTTCCACATGCGCTTCCGTGGGCTATACCGACATTTTCGCCCAAACTCAAACTGGACGTCTTGTCTCCACCGTTGTCATGACGTTGGGGCCTGCTCTTACAGCTAAGGTGCTCGATCGTCCCGGCCCGGATGTTTCGACCAATCAGGCAATCGTCCAAAAGCTGGACGCTATTCTGACAGAACTCCGCCTTCTGCGCGAAAATTCGAAATAG